In a genomic window of Quercus lobata isolate SW786 chromosome 4, ValleyOak3.0 Primary Assembly, whole genome shotgun sequence:
- the LOC115984423 gene encoding receptor-like protein 9a, with the protein MNGCFGCWEQERIALMQLKASMINCSYGNHNFASWDSTNKESDCCEWERVKCNITTGHVIQLDLNQVCSWSPLYSESPSWYLNASLFLPFEELKYLHLRDNFISGWVSNEGFERFPMLSKLEVLDLNGNNFNNSILSSFSAMASLKKLDLSYNNLHGAIIDIREFKAFSSLEELYLMGNWISGFVAIKELGALNKLKQLRLDDSSIDKSFLHMVGVLTSLNVLTMSHCGFSGSLPAQGWCELKKLQEIDISHNHFDGILPSCLANLTSLQVLDLSYNHFNGNIALSQLSSWTSLEYLSLSNNDFLNPISLSWFFNHSNLKVLLSENNKIAFEPNSHGGTPTFQLEFLVMSNCSFDGLKRTPRFLQYQYDLQVVDLSFNNLVGKIPTWLVENNTRLVCLVLMNNSFTGPFRVSNDIRPNIRYTDIAVNYIEGPIPANFSLIFPNLEYLNMSNNALQGSIPSSFGNLVSLWILDLSKNQLSGTIPMHFAVGCDSLAFLKLKDPEKHLNSKLWVN; encoded by the exons ATGAATGGGTGTTTTGGTTGCTGGGAGCAAGAGAGAATTGCTCTCATGCAACTTAAAGCTTCCATGATCAACTGCTCATATGGAAACCATAATTTTGCATCTTGGGACTCAACCAACAAAGAGAGTGATTGCTGTGAGTGGGAAAGAGTCAAGTGCAACATCACTACTGGACATGTAATCCAACTTGATCTTAATCAAGTGTGCTCTTGGTCTCCTTTGTATTCCGAAAGTCCAAGTTGGTACCTGAATGCCTCTCTATTTCTTCCTTTTGAAGAGCTCAAATACCTCCATTTGAGGGATAATTTCATTTCTGGATGGGTCTCAAATGAAG GTTTTGAAAGATTCCCCATGTTGAGCAAGCTGGAGGTGCTTGATTTGAATGGTAATAATTTCAATAACAGTATTCTGTCATCATTCAGTGCAATGGCCTCGCTTAAGAAACTAGATTTGAGTTACAATAATTTGCATGGAGCAATAATCGACATCCGAG AATTTAAAGCATTTAGCAGCTTGGAGGAGCTCTACTTAATGGGAAATTGGATCAGTGGATTCGTGGCAATAAAAG AGTTGGGTGCACTAAACAAGCTAAAGCAGTTGCGTTTGGATGATTCATCCATTGATAAAAGCTTCCTTCATATGGTCGGAGTTCTCACTTCTCTTAATGTATTGACAATGTCACACTGTGGATTCAGTGGCAGTTTACCTGCCCAAG GCTGGTGTGAACTTAAGAAACTCCAAGAGATAGACATCAGTCACAATCATTTTGATGGGATACTGCCTTCATGTTTGGCGAATTTGACATCACTTCAAGTATTGGATCTCTCTTATAATCACTTCAATGGGAACATTGCCCTCTCCCAATTATCCAGTTGGACATCACTTGAATACCTTTCTTTGTCAAATAATGACTTCTTGAACCCTATCAGTTTGTCCTGGTTTTTCAACCACTCAAATCTTAAAGTCCTATTAAGTGAGAACAATAAAATAGCTTTCGAACCTAACTCTCATGGTGGGACTCCAACCTTCCAGTTGGAATTTCTCGTTATGTCTAACTGTTCATTTGACGGACTCAAAAGAACACCCAGATTTCTTCAATACCAATATGATTTGCAAGTAGTTGATCTCTCCTTCAACAATTTGGTTGGGAAGATCCCTACTTGGTTGGTAGAGAACAACACAAGATTGGTCTGTCTTGTTTTAATGAATAACTCTTTCACAGGGCCTTTCAGGGTGTCAAATGATATTCGTCCCAACATTAGGTACACTGATATTGCAGTTAATTACATAGAAGGCCCAATTCCAGCAAACTTCAgtttaatttttccaaatttagaGTACTTAAACATGTCCAACAATGCACTTCAAGGAAGTATTCCTTCTTCCTTTGGGAATTTGGTTTCCTTATGGATTCTAGACTTGTCTAAGAACCAATTATCAGGAACAATACCAATGCATTTCGCAGTCGGCTGCGACTCATTAGCATTTCTCAAATT gaAAGATCCCGAAAAGCATCTCAATAGTAAGTTATGGGTCAATTGA
- the LOC115983665 gene encoding receptor-like protein 13, giving the protein MLDLSYNKFSGPIPHCLSNITLKASFQEDDLRGLSSGLGSTNSFLPSLPYFETKYTTPPDEEFPRIHWGASLNVKPEAEFTTKRITYSYKGDILQYMFGIDLSCNRLVGEIPPELGSMSNIRALNLSHNSLSGPIPVTFSNLKQIESLDLSYNNLNGKIPLQLTEMTSLAVFSVAHNNLSGTTPDRKNQFGTFDESSYDGNIFLCGPPLQNNCTKMRPPSTMPVDNEGEEGDIFMDMGVFYISFVGAYITVLLGIVAVLFINPYWRRAWFNLIEVCIDTCYCFVVVHYHKLFNYRSA; this is encoded by the coding sequence ATGTTAGATCTTTcctacaataaattttcaggTCCAATACCTCATTGCTTGAGTAACATTACATTGAAGGCATCTTTTCAAGAAGATGATTTACGAGGTCTCTCATCAGGATTGGGTTCTACTAATAGCTTTCTTCCTTCATTGCCATACTTTGAAACAAAGTATACAACCCCACCAGATGAGGAATTTCCCAGAATTCATTGGGGCGCTTCTCTGAATGTGAAACCAGAAGCAGAGTTCACAACAAAGAGAATAACTTACTCCTATAAGGGTGACATCCTTCAATATATGTTTGGAATTGACCTCTCATGCAACAGATTAGTTGGTGAAATCCCGCCCGAGCTTGGAAGTATGAGCAACATTCGTGCATTGAACTTGTCACACAACAGTCTATCCGGACCAATACCTGTAACATTCTCAAATTTAAAACAGATAGAAAGTCTGGATCTTTCCTACAACAATTTGAATGGCAAAATTCCACTTCAGTTGACAGAAATGACCTCTCTAGCAGTCTTTAGTGTGGCACACAACAACTTATCAGGCACAACACCGGATAGAAAAAATCAATTTGGAACATTTGATGAAAGCAGTTACGATGGGAACATTTTCCTGTGTGGACCTCCATTACAAAATAATTGCACCAAAATGAGACCACCATCTACAATGCCAGTGGATAATGAAGGGGAAGAAGGTGATATTTTCATGGACATGGGTGTCTTCTACATAAGCTTTGTGGGGGCTTACATAACAGTCCTATTGGGAATTGTTGCAGTTCTTTTCATAAATCCATACTGGCGTAGGGCGTGGTTTAACCTTATTGAAGTGTGTATTGACACTTGCTACTGTTTTGTTGTGGTTCATTACCATAAGTTGTTCAATTACAGGAGTGCATAG